In one Candidatus Nitrospira nitrificans genomic region, the following are encoded:
- a CDS encoding DUF6754 domain-containing protein codes for MRRFYIGFGWFFLQLIVCASNLVPLDTLAQTSISAPQDVRVFDTPSDGGGSLTVQWAPSSWDGPDARYQVLAGDAAVTDPAALTIIAEIPANTKYVKDAKTAWWTRKVDKTWHHVLIRSAKGFEVKDGTSYAVVVAAVQSDQRVFSPVLVASPSPDWFNWNQLNNLIIALSFGGLVFYTIGYAKQHEIFLRRIPGLDAVDEAIGRATELGKPILYLTGAHDLHDPSTIAAAVILGKVAKRAALYETELLVPHREPITMAVCQEITKQAYLEAGKPDLFKEDANFFITADQFSYTAAVDGIMLRKKPAANFFMGAYFAESLLLTETGASTGAIQIAGTDSDHQLPFFVTTCDYTLIGEELYAASAYLSKEPVQIGTLRGQDIGKAVVLSAIGIGILLATLGAVTGAQWPQLFLDLLRDLK; via the coding sequence TTGAGACGATTCTACATCGGTTTCGGCTGGTTCTTCTTGCAGTTGATCGTGTGTGCCTCAAACCTCGTGCCACTGGATACGCTGGCACAGACATCGATCAGCGCACCGCAAGACGTTCGGGTCTTTGATACGCCGAGTGATGGTGGAGGCAGCCTCACGGTGCAGTGGGCTCCTTCGTCATGGGATGGTCCTGATGCACGGTATCAAGTCTTGGCCGGTGATGCGGCTGTGACTGACCCGGCAGCACTGACGATTATCGCGGAAATCCCAGCGAACACGAAATACGTCAAAGACGCAAAAACAGCCTGGTGGACCAGGAAGGTAGACAAGACGTGGCACCACGTCCTCATCAGAAGCGCGAAGGGATTCGAGGTCAAGGATGGGACATCCTATGCCGTTGTTGTGGCAGCCGTTCAAAGCGATCAGCGGGTCTTCAGCCCAGTCCTAGTGGCCAGTCCTTCACCGGACTGGTTTAATTGGAATCAACTCAATAATCTCATCATCGCGTTGTCGTTCGGGGGACTGGTCTTCTATACGATCGGTTACGCGAAGCAACACGAGATCTTCCTACGGCGGATTCCAGGTCTTGATGCGGTTGATGAAGCGATCGGACGTGCGACGGAGCTGGGCAAGCCGATCCTCTATCTGACCGGCGCGCATGATCTGCATGATCCCTCGACGATCGCCGCCGCAGTCATTTTAGGGAAAGTTGCCAAACGGGCCGCGCTCTACGAAACGGAACTGCTGGTGCCGCATCGCGAGCCGATCACGATGGCGGTCTGCCAGGAAATTACCAAGCAGGCCTATTTGGAAGCGGGCAAGCCGGATCTTTTCAAAGAAGACGCCAACTTTTTTATCACGGCCGATCAGTTCAGCTACACGGCGGCGGTGGACGGCATCATGTTGCGGAAGAAGCCGGCCGCGAACTTCTTCATGGGCGCGTACTTCGCCGAATCATTGCTGTTGACGGAGACCGGTGCGAGTACCGGAGCCATTCAGATCGCCGGTACCGACTCGGACCACCAACTTCCGTTCTTTGTGACGACCTGCGACTATACCCTGATCGGCGAGGAGCTCTATGCCGCCAGCGCCTACCTCTCCAAAGAACCGGTGCAGATCGGGACGCTGCGCGGTCAGGATATCGGGAAGGCGGTCGTCTTGAGCGCCATCGGTATCGGCATCCTGTTGGCGACGCTGGGAGCCGTCACCGGCGCGCAATGGCCCCAGCTCTTTCTCGATCTCTTGAGGGATTTAAAATGA
- the plsY gene encoding glycerol-3-phosphate 1-O-acyltransferase PlsY, with protein sequence MDHQGLIAGLAIIGYLLGAVPFGVIISKAMGLPDPRTVGSKNVGFTNVLRVSGKKAGILTLVGDMGKGWVLGFAATQLLQDEWAILAVALAPFLGHLFSPFLGFKGGKGVATALGSVLGVAPLIGLLLLLAWMGAVALWRYSSGGALTAFGLFPIIAALLRPSTAFILFSVLVTGLILIKHKGNIERLWKGTESKMGERKV encoded by the coding sequence ATGGACCATCAAGGACTCATCGCCGGGCTCGCGATCATCGGATATCTCCTGGGCGCTGTCCCATTTGGCGTCATCATCTCGAAGGCGATGGGCCTGCCAGATCCGCGCACGGTCGGGAGCAAGAACGTCGGATTTACGAATGTCCTGCGGGTCTCAGGCAAGAAGGCCGGCATCCTGACCTTGGTCGGGGATATGGGCAAAGGCTGGGTGCTGGGGTTTGCGGCGACGCAGCTGCTGCAAGACGAATGGGCGATTCTGGCCGTCGCGCTCGCTCCATTTCTGGGCCATCTCTTTTCGCCGTTTCTCGGATTCAAGGGTGGCAAGGGTGTCGCGACGGCGCTTGGGTCCGTCCTTGGTGTCGCGCCATTGATTGGGCTGTTGCTTCTTCTGGCCTGGATGGGAGCGGTCGCGCTCTGGCGTTACTCCTCTGGTGGTGCGTTGACCGCCTTTGGACTTTTCCCCATCATCGCCGCGCTGCTTAGACCAAGTACGGCCTTCATCTTATTTTCTGTACTGGTGACTGGCCTTATCCTGATCAAGCACAAGGGGAATATTGAACGATTGTGGAAGGGGACGGAGAGTAAGATGGGGGAGCGAAAGGTGTAG
- a CDS encoding ATP-binding protein — translation MIFKDVPSDAGRPQSLINSAADRWKPDWFIFIFWRRMGSNAGLGMTGMEEEWNRAISLNKQGRGHPRVSLYFNEAEGNPYDVDSVQEEALKKFKTSVFGEYQAFATTFKGCRTFSEQFHSDLSARLVEIAKGKNALDLEQEFRWCSEGLLSWPRTLRNGEEIQRPELLEIIEKIQASNASTTLILGAPGSGKSALLAALGNVCLSNGFSVLGIKADRLGRGIDSAEALRKHLQLTVVTREAVKRLASEKPVVLLLDQLDAVSELVDRYSDRLNVLLDLIQSLSGHPNVHIVASSRAFECHHDIRLNSLDADRLDLALPSWDKIVSILSNAGCDPGLIGDSTRELLRSPLCLKVFLDVGKSGAVFSTLQSLLEALWSKKVLVGEEAEDRVKLLEFVANKMSKDEVLWVPSSFGDRWPKALQGLVQEWIPTSDLLRLHIGQSIRKRLTVAHALCERKTGWPLCSPSLAERTSVSAGYGFQRVSSSA, via the coding sequence TTGATTTTTAAGGACGTTCCTTCCGACGCTGGTCGCCCACAATCCCTGATTAACTCAGCAGCGGATCGATGGAAGCCGGATTGGTTTATCTTTATCTTTTGGCGACGGATGGGCAGCAATGCAGGCTTAGGAATGACAGGAATGGAGGAGGAATGGAACCGCGCTATCAGCCTCAATAAACAAGGAAGAGGGCATCCACGGGTTAGCTTGTACTTCAATGAAGCAGAAGGTAACCCATACGATGTGGACTCCGTTCAAGAAGAGGCGCTTAAGAAGTTCAAAACATCAGTCTTTGGCGAGTATCAGGCTTTTGCTACCACATTTAAAGGGTGTCGCACATTTTCTGAGCAGTTTCATTCTGATTTGTCAGCGAGGTTAGTAGAAATTGCCAAAGGTAAAAATGCCTTGGATCTGGAACAAGAATTTAGATGGTGTTCTGAGGGATTGCTATCTTGGCCGAGGACTCTTAGAAATGGGGAAGAAATCCAAAGGCCAGAGCTTTTGGAGATCATCGAGAAGATTCAAGCGTCAAATGCGTCTACTACTCTAATCCTTGGTGCCCCTGGATCTGGAAAATCGGCCCTATTAGCTGCATTGGGGAACGTTTGTCTAAGTAACGGATTTTCTGTCTTAGGAATTAAGGCCGATCGTCTTGGAAGGGGGATAGATAGTGCCGAGGCTCTTCGCAAGCACCTGCAACTTACGGTGGTCACGCGGGAGGCCGTCAAACGTCTAGCGTCAGAAAAGCCCGTTGTCCTACTTCTTGACCAGCTTGATGCAGTCTCAGAGTTAGTGGACAGATATTCAGACCGCCTCAATGTCCTCCTGGATCTTATTCAAAGTCTTTCTGGACATCCGAATGTGCACATCGTGGCAAGCTCACGCGCTTTCGAATGTCACCATGATATTCGCCTCAATAGTCTAGATGCCGATCGTTTAGATTTAGCACTACCTTCTTGGGATAAAATTGTTTCTATTCTCTCAAATGCAGGTTGCGACCCAGGTTTGATTGGAGATTCGACGCGAGAGTTGTTGAGGTCTCCTTTATGTTTGAAGGTCTTTCTCGATGTTGGCAAATCAGGCGCAGTGTTCTCGACGCTTCAGTCGCTGCTAGAAGCATTGTGGTCCAAGAAAGTGTTGGTGGGTGAAGAAGCAGAGGATCGGGTGAAGCTGCTCGAATTTGTAGCGAATAAGATGTCCAAGGATGAAGTTCTATGGGTACCTTCATCATTTGGAGATAGGTGGCCAAAAGCACTGCAAGGACTCGTTCAGGAATGGATTCCGACATCAGACTTATTACGATTACACATTGGCCAGAGCATTCGCAAAAGGCTCACTGTCGCTCACGCGTTATGTGAAAGAAAGACAGGATGGCCTCTTTGTTCGCCCAGTCTTGCTGAACGGACTTCAGTATCTGCGGGATACGGATTCCAGCGAGTATCATCGTCAGCTTAA
- a CDS encoding glutamate mutase L — translation MAYDESAKSAHPLNVIVATDCGSTTTKAILIEKVGDEYRQTYRGEAPTTVEAPFEDVTRGVLNAIAEIEELSGRKILNGDKIIAPCRGDKTGVDIYISTSSAGGGLQMMVTGVVQNMTGESAQRAALGAGAIVIDVLAANDGRLPHEKIERIRSMRPDMILMSGGTDGGAVTHVVEMAEYIAAAEPRPRFGVTYKLPLIYAGNKEAQPQVRKILEEKSALVVTENIRPVLERENLAPARNKIHDLFLEHVMQQAPGYKKLMEMAGAPIMPTPAAVGLIMEAIAKREHLNLIGVDIGGATTDVFSVFDGLFNRTVSANLGMSYSVSNVLAEAGLANIMRWVPFTIDEQTLRNRIKNKMIRPTTIPQTLDELQIEQAIAREALRLALIHHKSLATGLKGVQQERTISDVFEQQTSGKTLIDMLKLDLIVGSGGILSHAPRRIQSMLMMVDAYEPMGCTRLSVDSIFMMPHLGVLSTINEKAATDVFVRDCMVYLGTCVAPIGQGKDGDLCADYEITWPDGKTTKEPLKFGELRLFPLESGKQATIKVQPAKGVNMGSGVGVAVTKEVHGGVVGLLLDGRGRPLRLPADQPGRVMALTKWFNAVGLYPTANG, via the coding sequence ATGGCATATGACGAATCGGCTAAGAGTGCCCACCCCCTCAACGTGATCGTCGCCACCGATTGCGGCAGCACCACGACGAAAGCCATTCTCATCGAAAAAGTCGGTGATGAATATCGACAGACCTATCGGGGGGAAGCCCCGACGACGGTCGAAGCGCCGTTTGAGGATGTGACGCGCGGAGTATTGAATGCCATTGCGGAAATCGAAGAGCTCTCCGGGCGGAAGATTTTAAACGGCGACAAGATCATTGCGCCTTGCCGGGGCGACAAGACCGGCGTCGATATCTACATCTCGACCAGCAGCGCCGGCGGTGGGTTGCAGATGATGGTGACCGGTGTGGTGCAGAATATGACGGGTGAAAGCGCGCAGCGCGCGGCGCTGGGGGCCGGCGCCATCGTCATCGATGTCTTGGCCGCCAACGACGGCCGGTTGCCGCATGAAAAGATCGAACGGATCCGTTCCATGAGGCCGGACATGATCTTGATGTCGGGCGGAACCGATGGAGGGGCGGTCACCCACGTCGTGGAGATGGCGGAATATATCGCCGCGGCGGAACCACGCCCACGATTCGGCGTGACCTACAAGTTGCCGCTGATCTATGCGGGCAACAAGGAAGCCCAACCGCAAGTGAGAAAAATCCTGGAAGAGAAGTCGGCGCTGGTCGTCACCGAGAACATCAGGCCGGTGCTGGAGCGAGAGAACTTGGCGCCGGCGCGCAACAAGATTCACGACCTGTTTCTCGAGCATGTGATGCAGCAGGCGCCTGGGTACAAGAAGCTCATGGAAATGGCCGGGGCGCCGATCATGCCGACTCCCGCCGCGGTCGGCCTCATCATGGAGGCGATCGCCAAACGGGAACATCTGAATCTGATCGGTGTGGATATCGGGGGGGCCACCACGGACGTATTTTCCGTCTTCGACGGCCTCTTCAACCGGACGGTCAGCGCCAATCTCGGCATGTCGTACAGTGTGTCGAATGTGCTCGCGGAAGCGGGACTGGCCAATATCATGCGGTGGGTCCCGTTTACGATCGATGAGCAGACGTTGCGCAACCGGATCAAAAACAAAATGATCCGACCCACCACCATTCCGCAGACACTCGATGAACTGCAAATCGAACAGGCGATCGCACGGGAAGCGTTGCGGCTGGCCTTGATCCATCACAAATCGTTAGCCACAGGGCTGAAGGGTGTGCAGCAGGAACGGACGATTTCGGATGTCTTCGAACAACAGACCTCAGGCAAGACGCTGATCGATATGTTGAAGCTGGATTTGATCGTCGGAAGCGGGGGAATTCTCTCGCACGCTCCACGCCGGATCCAATCGATGTTGATGATGGTCGATGCCTATGAGCCGATGGGCTGTACGCGATTGTCCGTCGACAGCATCTTCATGATGCCCCACCTTGGAGTGCTCTCCACGATCAATGAGAAGGCAGCGACCGACGTGTTCGTTAGAGATTGCATGGTCTATCTTGGGACGTGTGTGGCGCCAATTGGGCAGGGAAAGGACGGCGATCTCTGTGCCGACTATGAAATCACCTGGCCTGATGGGAAGACTACGAAGGAGCCATTGAAGTTCGGCGAGTTGAGATTGTTTCCATTGGAGTCCGGTAAGCAGGCCACGATCAAGGTGCAACCTGCCAAGGGAGTCAACATGGGGTCAGGCGTGGGTGTGGCCGTGACCAAGGAAGTTCATGGGGGTGTCGTCGGGCTCTTGCTCGATGGCCGTGGGCGACCGCTCCGACTTCCAGCTGATCAACCAGGCCGTGTCATGGCACTGACGAAATGGTTCAATGCCGTCGGGTTGTACCCGACGGCGAATGGCTAG
- a CDS encoding DUF433 domain-containing protein, with translation MTWRDHIVVDPAICHGKPCIKGTRVMVSVVLDNIAAGETPDQIATAYHLAKDDVQAALRYAAELTRERIVPLESGAA, from the coding sequence ATGACCTGGCGCGATCACATTGTAGTAGACCCTGCAATCTGCCATGGCAAACCTTGCATCAAAGGAACGCGGGTGATGGTATCGGTTGTTTTGGACAATATTGCAGCGGGAGAAACTCCCGATCAGATCGCAACCGCCTATCATTTGGCGAAGGATGACGTTCAAGCTGCGTTGCGATATGCCGCAGAATTGACACGCGAACGGATTGTCCCTCTGGAATCCGGTGCAGCTTAG
- a CDS encoding DUF5615 family PIN-like protein, protein MRFKLDENLPPDASTLLINNGHDALTIWDQGLQGRPDSQIASVCQEERRTLITLDLDFADIRAYPPDRYAGIVVMRLSNQSRAHVLSTLQRLLPILNKERIENRLWIIDEATVRIHGEGEGGM, encoded by the coding sequence GTGCGTTTCAAGCTTGACGAAAATCTCCCACCTGACGCCTCTACCCTTCTCATCAATAATGGGCATGATGCGTTGACCATCTGGGATCAGGGGCTTCAAGGCCGTCCCGATTCCCAGATTGCCTCAGTATGCCAGGAAGAACGGCGGACGCTCATTACACTCGACCTCGACTTCGCAGACATTCGCGCCTATCCGCCAGATCGATATGCGGGGATCGTCGTCATGCGCCTCAGCAATCAAAGTCGTGCGCACGTTTTAAGCACCTTGCAGCGTCTCTTACCCATTCTAAATAAAGAACGCATCGAAAACCGGTTGTGGATCATCGATGAAGCTACTGTCCGAATTCATGGTGAGGGCGAGGGGGGCATGTAA